The genomic segment GCCTTTATCGGTGGATCTGGGGATCTTGTCCTCCACCACCGAGCCGTGCGCGCGCCACGGAGAGACGATAACCGGAGCGTTGTCGTTCTGGTCCACAATAATGATGTGGACGGTCACGTTACTGCTGAGTGGAGGAGAGCCAGAGTCTCTGGCCTCGATGTGGAAAAGAAACTCCTTCTCGATCTCATAGTCAAAAGTTTTCAGCGCGTAAAGATTACCGTTCTCTGGATTGATGGAGAACAGCATGGACATGGAGGTGTTGGCTATCTCCTTCTCTAGGATGAAATAAACTAGATACTGGTTTTCATGGAGGTCGGGGTCAAACGCAGTGAGTGAACTCAGCAAGGCCCCGGGTGCGTTATTCTCCATTACACGTATGGTGTAAAACGACAGCGGGAACTGTGGAACATTGTCGTTAACATCCAGCAGCTCTAAAGTCATAGTTTCATTGTCAGATAAAGGAGGAGAACCTCTGTCTGTGACAGTGAAAGTGATGTCATATTCTGCGACCTTCTCACGGTCTAACGGCTCTGACACCACTAATTCATAATAGTTATCGGAGGATTCTCTCAGTTTGAAAGGCATATTACCTGGAATATGAAGATCCACCACTCCATTGTCCCCTGAGTCTTTATCACTGACACTAACTACAGCTATCACTGTGTCCAATTCTATGTTTTCACTGACTGGACTCTGAAATGATTTGATGGAAATCTCTGGGTGGTTGTCGTTCATGTCCTCTACAAGAATTTTCAGTTTACACTGTCCTGATAAAGCACTGGCTCCTTTATCAGATGCTATCACTTCCATATCATAAATTCTGACATCTTCATAATTTAACACTCCTTTTACAGTAATCTCACCCGTATTTGGGTTTAAATTAAACGTGTCTTGCGTTTTTTCCGATGTATACAAACTGTACGAGTATATTAAATCGGAATTTGACCCCTCATCAAGATCTGTTGCATTGACATGAATAACAAGACTTCCGATGGGAGAATTTTCCATTACCTTGATGTGGTAGCTCTCTTCTTCAAATGTAGGGGCGTTGTCATTTGTGTCTAAAACATGAACAATAATGCTGGCAGTACCAGAACGAGACGGCATACCGCCATCTACTGCTGTAAGTATTAAATTATGTACAGCCTGCAGCTCCCGGTCCAATTTCTTTTTCAGGATTAAATCAGCAAATTTTGACCCATCTCTTCCCGTTTGAATCTCGGTTGTGAAATAATCACTTTCGCTCAAGCGGTATGTTTTCACAGAGTTTGAACCAACGTCTGGGTCAACGGCATTACTCACAGAAAAGCGCTCACCAGGCTGCGTAGCTTCTGAAATATCTAAATCTATGGTGTCTCTTCTAAAATGAGGGGCGTTGTCATTTATGTCCATTATCTCCAATTCGATGTAAAATATCCTTTTGGGGTTTTCGATTATTGCTTCCATTTTCAGATAACAGGATGTCTTGGCGGGACAGAGAGACTCTCTGTCAATACGTTCAACAATGTACAGCTCTCCCGTTTCTTTGTTCACGTCCAGATATTTCCTATTGGCAATGATCTCTATGCGCATTTTCCGTTCGACCAACGTCTTCACATCTAGTCCCAAATCTCCAACTAAATTTGCGACGACAGAGCCCTCTTCGAGTTCCTCGGGAACAGAATAGTGTGTTACAGCTGACGTGGACTTTAAGGTGGCAACGAAAAGAAGAATTGCCGACACATACCTTTTCCAATGTTGAGCACAGATAAAACCTTCCATTGTTGCCCTAGATCTTTGTTTTCTTCGGGGTACTGTAAACCCTTCCGCGCAGTATTTAGGACTACTGTGAAGCTTCAGTCAAATTCCCAAACGCAAATCTAGGTACAGACACCGAAAAACCCTTAGAATCCAAATCCATTCAGCACCAGATGCTGTGCATTTGCCGTCTTCTCGGTTTCAGTTAGTGGATGACTGTCATGGCGACCATGATGTCACAGAAGTATATGTGACTGGGGAACAGCGACGCTGGGTGCAAAAAACAGACCGTCTCATCGATGTTGACACATGGAAATTTAAACGACTGTTTTTGTGCCAGGAGTCAGCATCAACCGTACCATATGCTTTAAAATACGAAATTCCCTTTAAAATCGTTTAACTTCGTTGGTTTGCAGGCTTGAAAGTTTCAGTATGCTATTTTTGGGAAattcttttgttctcttttacGTGGGTTGTTTGACGTTTTAACAGGATTACCCTAGTATCAAATCATGACCTTCTCTGTGAGAAAATTTacgttgttttttgtttgtttgtttgtttgtttgttttgtttgtatttctagTCTTATTACATTTAATCGTCCATTGCTATGCTCAGTAAGAAAACCCCTGGGTAATAAAAGACAGGAATGAGAAATTCTAGTTTTTAAAAGTTGAGAAGAAAAACCGCTGGGTGATTCACTCTAAAAACATGTATTAATACATTACAATTTCTATTAatattgtaaattgaatgtcACCACACAAATGTTACTATCAAAAATATAGCATCAACCTCTGTTGCGTAAAAAACGAGGAAATAAGCATAGTGGCGTTATGATTGAGTAGGCAAGCCTATGTATTTATTCTCGACTGCAGTGCTAACAGACGACAATTTTCCGAAAAACTTAGCAAATTACATAAATTGGTATTGAGAAGCGTCCGTCAATGAAACTGAAAGTATGATTGGGGTATTACGGCCGACACAGGTGTTGAATCAACAAAAGTCTCCATACCTGCAGAGTGGAAGCTGCCGAGTCACTAGTCTCTGTCAGTCCTGTGCCTCTTGGTAAACTGGACACGATGTACCTGGAGCCCTTTGGCAGAGGCTGTCTGACCACCAGCTTTCCTTTCCTGGTCTCTGCTAGAAACAGACTGTACCAGTAGGCATCGTTGGAGACCAAGGTGGAATCTGCGATGGTGGAGTTCCTCTCACTGATCACACTGTTCCTGCAGGGAGGAGCCGCTTTGCTGGCCTTGGGTTTCTGACACTTGAGCACGATGGTGACCAATATGGTGATGAGCAGGAGAAACGACACCGAGCCCAGACCGATCACCAAATACAGGTTTAGGTCTGAGAAGATGTCATACTCCAGAGGCACCTCAGTCATGTCAGAGTAGGCCTTAACGGCGGTCTCCACTGTGGACAGCTTGATGGTGACTGTAGCAGAGAGAGCAGGCTCCCCGTTGTCCTTGGCAACAACAACCAGTCTCTGGTGGCGCGGATCTCTGTAACTGAACATCCTCATGGTCCGGATCTCTCCGTTGTACTGGTCCAGACTGAACAAGGTGGCGTCAGTCACCTGTAGAAACTGGTAGGTAATCCGAGAGTTGTGAACCGAGTCGGTGTCTAAGGCTATCACCTTGGCAACCAGGAGCCTTTATCGGTGGATCTGGGGATCTTGTCCTCCACCACCGAGCCGTGTGCGCGCCACGGAGAGACGATAACCGGAGCGTTGTCGTTCTGGTCCACAATAATGATGTGGACGGTCACGTTACTGCTGAGTGGAGGAGAGCCAGAGTCTCTGGCCTCGATGTGGAAAAGAAACTCCTTCTCGATCTCATAGTCAAAAGTTTTCAGCGCGTAAAGATTACCGTTCTCTGGATTGATGGAGAACAGCATGGACATGGAGGTGTTGGCTATCTCCTTCTCTAGGATGAAATAAACTAGATACTGGTTTTCATGGAGGTCGGGGTCAAACGCAGTGAGTGAACTCAGCAAGGCCCCGGGTGCGTTATTCTCCATTACACGTATGGTGTAAAACGACAGCGGGAACTGTGGAACATTGTCGTTAACATCCAGCAGCTCTAAAGTCATAGTTTCATTGTCAGATAAAGGAGGAGAACCTCTGTCTGTGACAGTGAAAGTGATGTCATATTCTGCGACCTTCTCACGGTCTAACGGCTCTGACACCACTAATTCATAATAGTTATCGGAGGATTCTCTCAGTTTGAAAGGCATATTACCTGGAATATGAAGATCCACCACTCCATTGTCCCCTGAGTCTTTATCACTGACACTAACTACAGCTATCACTGTGTCCAATTCTATGTTTTCACTGACTGGACTCTGAAATGACTTGATAGATATTTCCGGGTGGTTGTCGTTCATGTCTTCAACCAGAATCTTTATGGTACATTGTCCTGATAAACTATTGGCTCCATGGTCGGTTGCTATAACTTCCATATCATAAATCCTGAAATCCTCATAGTTTAGCATTCCCTTGACGGTAATTTCACCAGTGGAAGGATTCAGATTAAACGTTTCTTGCGTTTTCTCTGATGTATATAAACTGTATGAATAAGTTAAGTCAGAATTTGACCCCTCATCTAAGTCTGTTGCATTGAGATGAATGACAAGGCTTCCGATGGGAGAATTCTCCATTATTTTAACAGTATTGATCGATTTGTCAAAAGCAGGAGCGTTGTCATTGGTGTCCAATACTCGAACAATAACACTGGCAGTGCCAGAACGAGCAGGCTTGCCTCCATCTACAGCTGTAAGTATTAAATTATGAACACCCTGCTGCTCCCGGTCTAATGTCACTGTCAAGATTAATTCAGCAAACTTCGACCCATCTCTTCCTGTCTGAACTTCAATATTAAAATGTTCACTTTCACTCAGACGGTATGTTTTCACTGAATTGCTTCCAACATCAGGATCAACTGCATTGCTGAGAGAGAATCTCTCTCCTTTTGGCGTCGATTCAGATATGTCCAAATGTATGACGTCTCTCCGAAACTGTGGGGCGTTGTCGTTCATATCCAAGATTTCTACTTCTATGTTAAAAATTCGTACTGGGTTTTCTAGTATGACTTCCAGTTTAAGGTAGCATGAAGCTGACGATTTCGTAGTGCAAATATATTCCCTGTCAATCTTCTCAACAATATACAGCTCACCAGTCTCTTTGTTCACATCCAGATATTTCTTGTTTGCAATGATGTCAAGACGCATCTTCCTctgattcagtgttttcacatcCAGGCTGAGATCAGTAGCAAGGTTTGCTACAACTGACccttctttcatttcctctggtATTGAATAATGATTCACTGAGGTCGATATGTTACGaacgaaagaaaaaagaacGAGAACAATGAGCAGCACGTACCTTTTGCAAGACTCCATTGTCACAAAGGACGGCATTGCTCTGTGCGTTTTGACTGCAGTTCAGTCTTTATAATGTAGATTTTCAATAGCAGTGAATTGTGTTGTAATGGTTCTGATCCAAAACATATTCACACGATTTTAATCCCGAGGAGATTTCAGCACTAAAAAGGACGGACGCGTTTTGGGAGCGGTGTTTCAGCACCACGGAGCTCTCCGGTTGATTCACGATCTGCTCTAATGACAACGATTCACTGTCATGGCGTTCATTGGCTGGCATTTTACTGACAAAACAGCGCCACCCTTTAGGTTTTTCAAGACTCTTTCAGCTAAGTTTAACATGACCTTAAAATGTCGTGTATTAGTATCAATGCGAGTTTAAATTGAGTATCGGCGAAAAGAATAATCTGATTTATCGACACCCTTTGATAGTTTAACTAATGAAGTTTAATTACTTAAAAATTTCtccaatacaaaataaattaatacttaatactgaaaaatgataaatataaaaaacaaatgtctgtgtAACGGATTCCTACCTGCAGAGTGGAAGCTGCCGAGTCACTAGTCTCTGTCAGTCCTGTGCCTCTTGGTAAACTGGACACGATGTACCTGGAGCCCTTTGGCAGAGGCTGTCTGACCACCAGCTTTCCTTTCCTGGTCTCTGCTAGAAACAGACTGTACCAGTAGGCATCGTTGGAGACCAAGGTGGAATCTGCGATGGTGGAGTTCCTCTCACTGATCACACTGTTCCTGCAGGGAGGAGCCGCTTTGCTGGCCTTGGGTTTCTGACACTTGAGCACGATGGTGACCAATATGGTGATGAGCAGGAGAAACGACACCGAGCCCAGACCGATCACCAAATACAGGTTTAGGTCTGAGAAGATGTCATACTCCAGAGGCACCTCAGTCATGTCAGAGTAGGCCTTAACGGCGGTCTCCACTGTGGACAGCTTGATGGTGACTGTAGCAGAGAGAGCAGGCTCCCCGTTGTCCTTGGCAACAACAACCAGTCTCTGGTGGCGCGGATCTCTGTAACTGAACATCCTCATGGTCCGGATCTCTCCGTTGTACTGGTCCAGACTGAACAAGGTGGCGTCAGTCACCTGTAGAAACTGGTAGGTAATCCGAGAGTTGTGCACCGAGTCGGTGTCTAAGGCTATCACCTTGGCAACCAGGGAGCCTTTATCGGTGGATCTGGGGATCTTGTCCTCCACCACCGAGCCGTGTGCGCGCCACGGAGAGACGATAACCGGAGCGTTGTCGTTCTGGTCCACAATAATGATGTGGACGGTCACGTTACTGCTGAGTGGAGGAGAGCCAGAGTCTCTGGCCTCGATGTGGAAAAGAAACTCCTTCTCGATCTCATAGTCAAAAGTTTTCAGCGCGTAAAGATTACCGTTCTCTGGATTGATGGAGAACAGCATGGACATGGAGGTGTTGGCTATCTCCTTCTCTAGGATGAAATAAACTAGATACTGGTTTTCATGGAGGTCGGGGTCAAACGCCGTGAGTGAACTCAGCAAGGCCCCGGGTGCGTTATTCTCCATTACACGTATGGTGTAAAACGACAGCGGGAACTGTGGAACATTGTCGTTAACATCCAGCAGCTCTAAAGTCATAGTTTCATTGTCAGATAAAGGAGGAGAACCTCTGTCTGTGACAGTGAAAGTGATGTCATATTCTGCGACCTTCTCACGGTCTAACGGCTCTGACACCACTAATTCATAATAGTTATCGGAGGATTCTCTCAGTTTGAAAGGCATATTACCTGGAATATGAAGATCCACCACTCCATTGTCCCCTGAGTCTTTATCACTGACACTAACTACAGCTATCACTGTGTCCAATTCTATGTTTTCACTGACTGGACTCTGAAATGACTTGATAGATATTTCCGGGTGGTTGTCGTTCATATCCAACCAGATTTCTACTTTATGTTAAATTGTACTGGGTTTTCTAGTATGACCTCCAGCCGAAGATAGCAAGACGACTTTGCAGGACAAATATATTCTCTGTCAATCTTCTCAACAATATACAGCTCACCAGTCTCTTTGTTCACATCCAGATATTTCTTGTTTGCAATGAGGTCAAGACGCATCTTCCTctgattcagtgttttcacatcCAGGCTGAGATCAGTAGCAAGGTTTGCTACAACTGACccttctttcatttcctctggtATTGAATAATGATTCACTGAGGTCGATATGTTACGaacgaaagaaaaaagaacGAGAACAATGAGCAGCACGTACCTTTTGCAAGACTCCATTGTCACAAAGGACGGCATTGCTCTGTGCGTGTTGACTGCAGTTCAGTCTTTATCATGTAGATTTGTCAATAGCAGTGAATTGTGTTGTAATGGTTCTGATCCAAAACATATTCACACGATTTTAATCCCGAGGAGATTTCAGCACTAAAAGGACGGACGCGTTTTGGGAGCGGTGTTTCAGCACCACGGAGCTCTCCGGTTGATTCACGATCTGCTCTAATGACAACGATTCACTGTCATGGCGTTCATTGGCTGGCATTTTACTGACAAAACAGCGCCACCCTTTAGGTTTTTCAAGACTCTTAGCTAAGTTTAACATGACCTTAAAATGTCGTGTATTAGTATCAATGCGAGTTTAAATTGAGTATCGGCGAAAAGAATAATCAGATTTATCGACACCCTTTGTTAGTTTAACTAATGAAGTTTAATTACTTAAAAATTTCtccaatacaaaataaattaatacttaaatactgaaaaatgataaatataaaaacaaatgtctgtgtATTCCTACCTGCAGAGTGGAAGCTGCCGAGTCACTAGTCTCTGTCAGTCCTGTGCCTCTTGGTAAACTGGACACGATGTACCTGGAGCCCTTTGGCAGAGGCTGTCTGACCACCAGCTTTCCTTTCCTGGTCTCTGCTAGAAACAGACTGTACCAGTAGGCATCGTTGGAGACCAAGGTGGAATCTGCGATGGTGGAGTTCCTCTCACTGATCACACTGTTCCTGCACACGATGGTGACCAATATGGTGATGAGCAGGAGAAACGACACCGAGCCCAGACCGATCACCAAATACAGGTTTAGGTCTGAGAAGATGTCATACTCCAGAGGCACCTCAGTCATGTCAGAGTAGGCCTTAACGGCGGTCTCCACTGTGGACAGCTTGATGGTGACTGTAGCAGAGAGAGCAGGCTCCCCGTTGTCCTTGGCAACAACAACCAGTCTCTGGTGGCGCGGATCTCTGTAACTGAACATCCTCATGGTCCGGATCTCTCCGTTGTACTGGTCCAGACTGAACAAGGTGGCGTCAGTCACCTGTAGAAACTGGTAGGTAATCCGAGAGTTGTGCACCGAGTCGGTGTCTAAGGCTATCACCTTGGCAACCAGGGAGCCTTTATCGGTGGATCTGGGGATCTTGTCCTCCACCACCGAGCCGTGAGAGACGATAACCGGAGCGTTGTCGTTCTGGTCCACAATAATGATGTGGACGGTCACGTTACTGCTGAGTGGAGGAGAGCCAGAGTCTCTGGCCTCGATGGATCTCATAGTCAAAAGTTTTCAGCTACCGTTCTCTGGATTGATGGAGAACAGCATGGACATGGAGGTGGGATGAAATAAACTAGATACTGGTTTACGCAGTGAGTGAACTCAGCAAGGCCCCGGGTGCGTTATTCTCCATTACACGTATGGTGTAAAACGACAGCGGGAACTGTGGAACATTGTCGTTAACATCCAGCAGCTCTAAAGTCATAGTTTCATTGTCAGATAAAGGAGGAGAACCTCTGTCTGTGACAGTGAAAGTGATGTCATATTCTGCGACCTTCTCACGGTCTAACGGCTCTGACACCACTAATTCATAATAGTTATCGGAGGATTCTCTCAGTTTGAAAGGCATATTACCTGGAATATGAAGATCCACCACTCCATTGTCCCCTGAGTCTTTATCACTGACACTAACTACAGCTATCACTGTGTCCAATTCTATGTTTTCACTGACTGGACTCTGAAATGACTTGATAGATATTTCTGGGTGGTTGTCGTTCATATCCAAGATTTCTACTTCTATGTTAAAAATTCGTACTGGGTTTTCTAGTATGACCTCCAGCCGAAGATAGCAAGACGACTTTGCAGGACAAATATATTCTCTGTCAATCTTCTCAACAATATACAGCTCACCAGTCTCTTTGTTCACATCCAGATATTTCTTGTTTGCAATGATGTCAAGACGCATCTTCCTctgattcagtgttttcacatcCAGGCTGAGATCAGTAGCAAGGTTTGCTACAACTGACccttctttcatttcctctggtATTGAATAATGATTCACTGAGGTCGATATGTTACGaacgaaagaaaaaagaacGAGAACAATGAGCAGCACGTACCTTTTGCAAGACTCCATTGTCACAAAGGACGGCATTGCTCTGTGCGTGTTGACTGCAGTTCAGTCTTTATAATGTAGATTTTCAATAGCATTGAATTGTGTTGTAATGGCTCTGATCCAAAAGATATTCACACGATTTTAATCCCGAGGAGATTTCAGCACTAAAAAGGACGGACGCGTTTTGGGAGCGGTGTTTCAGCACCACGGAGCTCTCCGGTTGATTCACGATCTGCTCTAATGACAACGATTCACTGTCATGGCGTTCATTGGCTGGCATTTTACTGACAAAACAGCGCCACCCTTTATGTTTTTCAAGACTCTTTTAGCTAAGTTTAACATGACCTTAAAGTGTCGTGTATTAGTATCAATGCGAGTATAAATTGAGTATCGGCGAAAAGAATAATCCGATTTATCGACACCCTTTGATAGTTTAACTAATGAAGtttaattacttaaaaaattCTCCAATACAGAATAAATTAATActtaatactgaaaaatgataaatataaaaaacaaatgtctgtgtAACGGATTCCTACCTGCAGAGTAGAAGCTGCTGAGTCACTAGTCTCTGTCAGTCCTGTGCCTCTTGGTAAACTGGACACGATGTACCTGGAGCCCTTTGGCAGAGGCTGTCTGACCACCAGCTTTCCTTTCCTGGTCTCTGCTAGAAACAGACTGTACCAGTAGGCATCGTTGGAGACCAAGGTGGAATCTGCGATGGTGGAGTTCCTCTCACTGATCACACTGTTCCTGCAGGGAGGAGCCGCTTTGCTGGCCTTGGGTTTCTGACACTTGAGCACGATGGTGACCAATATGGTGATGAGCAGGAGAAACGACACCGAGCCCAGACCGATCACCAAATACAGGTTTAGGTCTGAGAAGATGTCATACTCCAGAGGCACCTCAGTCATGTCAGAGTAGGCCTTAACGGCGGTCTCCACTGTGGACAGCTTGATGGTGACTGTAGCAGAGAGAGCAGGCTCCCCGTTGTCCTTGGCAACAACAACCAGTCTCTGGTGGCGCGGATCTCTGTAACTGAACATCCTCATGGTCCGGACCTCTCCGTTGTACTGGTCCAGACTGAACAAGGTGGCGTCAGTCACCTGTAGAAACTGGTAGGTAATCCGAGAGTTGTGAACCGAGTCGGTGTCTAAGGCTATCACCTTGGCAACCAGGGAGCCTTTATCGGTGGATCTGGGGATCTTGTCCTCCACCACCGAGCCGTGTGCGCGCCACGGAGAGACGATAACCGGAGCGTTGTCGTTCTGGTCCACAATAATGATGTGGACGGTCACGTTACTGCTGAGTGGAGGAGAGCCAGAGTCTCTGGCCTCGATGTGGAAAAGAAACTCCTTCTCGATCTCATAGTCAAAAGTTTTCAGCGCGTAAAGATTACCGTTCTCTGGATTGATGGAGAACAGCATGGACATGGAGGTGTTGGCTATCTCCTTCTCTAGGATGAAATAAACTAGATACTGGTTTTCATGGAGGTCGGGGTCAAAAGCCGTGAGTGAACTCAGCAAGGCCCCGGGTGCGTTATTCTCCATTACACGTATGGTGTAAAACGACAGCGGGAACTGTGGAACATTGTCGTTAACATCCAGCAGCTCTAAAGTCATAGTTTCATTGTCAGATAAAGGAGGAGAACCTCTGTCTGTGACAGTGAAAGTGATGTCATATTCTGCGACCTTCTCACGGTCTAACGGCTCTGACACCACTAATTCATAATAGTTATCGGAGGATTCTCTCAGTTTGAAAGGCATATTACCTGGAATATGAAGATCCACCACTCCATTGTCCCCTGAGTCTTTATCACTGACACTAACTACAGCTATCACTGTGTCCAATTCTATGTTTTCACTGACTGGACTCTGAAATGACTTGATAGATATTTCCGGGTGGTTGTCGTTCATGTCTTCAACCAGAATCTTTATGGTACATTGTCCTGATAAACTATTGGCTCCATGGTCGGTTGCTATAACTTCCATATCATAAATCCTAAAATCCTCATAGTTTAGCATTCCCTTGACGGTGATTTCACCAGTGGAAGGGTTCAGATTAAACGTTTCTTGCGTTTTCTCTGATGTATATAAACTGTATGAATAAGTTATGTCAGAATTTGACCCCTCATCTAAGTCTGTTGCATTGAGGTGAATAACAAGGCTTCCGATGGGAgaattttccattattttaacAGTATTGATCGATTCGTCAAAAGCAGGAGC from the Xiphias gladius isolate SHS-SW01 ecotype Sanya breed wild chromosome 23, ASM1685928v1, whole genome shotgun sequence genome contains:
- the LOC120785722 gene encoding LOW QUALITY PROTEIN: protocadherin alpha-C2 (The sequence of the model RefSeq protein was modified relative to this genomic sequence to represent the inferred CDS: deleted 1 base in 1 codon), with amino-acid sequence MPSFVTMESCKRYVLLIVLVLFSFVRNISTSVNHYSIPEEMKEGSVVANLATDLSLDVKTLNQRKMRLDLIANKKYLDVNKETGELYIVEKIDREYLCPTKSSASCYLKLEVILENPLRIFNIEVEILDMNDNAPQFRRDAIHLDISESTPKGERFSLSNAVDPDVGSNSVKTYRLSESEHFNIEVQTGRDGSKFADLILTKTLDREQQGVHNLILTAVDGGKPARSGTASVIVRVLDTNDNAPAFDESINTVKIMENSPIGSLVIHLNATDLDEGSNSDITYSYSLYTSEKTQETFNLNPSTGEITVKGMLNYEDFRIYDMEVIATDHGANSLSGQCTIKILVEDMNDNHPEISIKSFQSPVSENIELDTVIAVVSVSDKDSGDNGVVDLHIPGNMPFKLRESSDNYYELVVSEPLDREKVAEYDITFTVTDRGSPPLSDNETMTLELLDVNDNVPQFPLSFYTIRVMENNAPGALLSSLTAFDPDLHENQYLVYFILEKEIANTSMSMLFSINPENGNLYALKTFDYEIEKEFLFHIEARDSGSPPLSSNVTVHIIIVDQNDNAPVIVSPWRAHGSVVEDKIPRSTDKGSLVAKVIALDTDSVHNSRITYQFLQVTDATLFSLDQYNGEVRTMRMFSYRDPRHQRLVVVAKDNGEPALSATVTIKLSTVETAVKAYSDMTEVPLEYDIFSDLNLYLVIGLGSVSFLLLITILVTIVLKCQKPKASKAAPPCRNSVISERNSTIADSTLVSNDAYWYSLFLAETRKGKLVVRQPLPKGSRYIVSSLPRGTGLTETSDSAASTLQVGIRTQTFVFYIYHFSVLSINLFCIGEFFK